One window of Medicago truncatula cultivar Jemalong A17 chromosome 2, MtrunA17r5.0-ANR, whole genome shotgun sequence genomic DNA carries:
- the LOC11405574 gene encoding zingipain-2 translates to MSCFNQKNQYNILTLFFILTLWTSLVISSRLLEKHEQWMEEHGKFYKDAAEKEQRFQIFKENLEFIESFNAAGDNGFNLSINQFGDQTNDEFKANYLNGKKKPLIGVGIAAIEEESVFRYENVTEVPATMDWRERGAVTPIKHQHLCGSCWAFATVAAIEGIHQITTGRLVSLSEQELVDCVKTNTTDGCNGGYVEDACDFIVKKGGITSETNYPYTRVDGKCNVRKGTYNVAKIKGYEHVPANNEKALLKAVANQPIAVYIAATKRAFQFYSSGILKGKCGIDLDHTVTIVGYGTSDDGVKYWLVKNSWGTKWGEKGYIKIKRDVHAKEGSCGIAMVPTYPIV, encoded by the exons atgtcttgctttaaccaaaaaaaccagtataatattttaactttgtttttcaTTCTCACTTTGTGGACATCTCTTGTAATTTCTAGCAGGTTGTTGGAGAAACATGAGCAGTGGATGGAAGAACATGGtaagttttacaaggatgctGCTGAAAAGGAGCAACGTTTCCAAATATTCAAGGAAAATTTGGAATTCATTGAATCATTTAATGCTGCTGGGGACAATGGTTTCAACCTAAGCATTAATCAATTTGGAGACCAAAccaatgatgaatttaaggctAATTATCTTAATGGTAAGAAGAAGCCATTAATTGGTGTTGGGATAGCAGCAATAGAAGAAGAATCAGTGTTTAGGTATGAAAATGTTACTGAGGTTCCTGCTACCATGGATTGGAGAGAAAGAGGAGCTGTTACTCCAATCAAGCATCAACATCTTTgtg GTAGTTGTTGGGCATTTGCAACTGTGGCTGCAATAGAAGGTATTCATCAAATAACCACAGGAAGATTAGTATCACTCTCTGAGCAAGAGCTAGTGGATTGTGTCAAAACTAATACAACTGATGGATGCAATGGTGGTTATGTAGAAGATGCTTGTGATTTCATAGTTAAAAAAGGAGGAATAACAAGTGAAACAAATTACCCTTATACAAGGGTTGATGGTAAATGCAATGTTAGGAAAGGAACCTACAATGTTGCTAAAATTAAGGGATATGAGCATGTTCCCGCCAATAATGAAAAGGCGCTCTTAAAAGCGGTGGCAAATCAACCTATAGCGGTTTATATCGCCGCGACAAAACGCGCTTTTCAATTTTACTCAAGTGgaattttgaaaggaaaatgtGGAATTGATTTAGATCATACAGTTACTATAGTTGGTTATGGTACCAGTGATGATGGTGTGAAGTATTGGCTAGTGAAAAATTCATGGGGTACTAAATGGGGTGAGAAAGGATATATCAAGATTAAGAGAGACGTGCATGCCAAGGAAGGTTCATGTGGAATTGCTATGGTTCCCACTTATCCAATTGTTTAA
- the LOC11406396 gene encoding shaggy-related protein kinase eta, with protein sequence MATMPLGPHHHHQPPQQAPLPLPPPLQLQQPQTVNETVKTTAANGGSGMDTDKEMSASVVDSNDAVTGHIISTTIGGKNGEPKRTISYMAERVVGTGSFGIVFQAKCLETGEAVAIKKVLQDKRYKNRELQLMRVMDHPNVISLKHCFFSTTSRDELFLNLVMEYVPETMYRVLKHYNNINQRMPLIYVKLYTYQIFRGLAYIHTVPGVCHRDVKPQNLLVDPLTHQVKLCDFGSAKVLVKGEANISYICSRYYRAPELIFGATEYTTSIDIWSAGCVLAELLLGQPLFPGENQVDQLVEIIKVLGTPTREEIRCMNPNYTDFRFPQIKAHPWHKVFHKRMPPEAIDLASRLLQYSPSLRCSALEACAHPFFDELREPNARLPNGRPLPPLFNFKQELSGASPELINKLIPEHVRRQTGLGFPYPG encoded by the exons ATGGCCACCATGCCGTTGGGGCCACATCACCACCATCAACCACCGCAACAAGCACCACTACCGTTACCACCGCCGTTACAGTTACAACAACCACAAACCGTGAATGAGACGGTGAAAACAACGGCGGCTAACGGCGGCTCCGGTATGGACACTGATAAG GAAATGTCAGCTAGTGTCGTTGACAGTAATGATGCAGTCACCGGTCACATAATCTCAACCACCATTGGAGGCAAAAATGGTGAACCGAAACGG ACAATCAGTTACATGGCCGAACGTGTTGTTGGCACGGGATCATTCGGAATTGTTTTCCAG GCAAAGTGCTTGGAGACTGGTGAGGCGGTGGCTATAAAGAAGGTTTTGCAAGACAAGCGGTACAAAAATCGTGAACTGCAGTTAATGCGCGTGATGGATCACCCAAATGTAATTTCCTTGAAGCACTGTTTCTTCTCTACAACAAGCAGAGACGAACTTTTTCTGAACTTGGTCATGGAGTATGTCCCTGAGACGATGTACCGAGTTCTAAAACACTATAATAATATCAACCAGAGAATGCCCCTGATCTATGTGAAATTATATACATACCAA ATCTTCAGGGGACTAGCATATATCCATACTGTGCCAGGAGTTTGCCATAGGGACGTGAAACCCCAAAATCTTTTG GTTGATCCTCTCACTCACCAAGTTAAGCTTTGCGATTTTGGGAGCGCGAAAGTTCTG GTCAAGGGTGAAGCGAACATTTCATACATATGTTCACGGTACTATCGGGCCCCAGAACTAATATTTGGTGCGACAGAATACACAACTTCTATTGATATCTGGTCAGCTGGTTGTGTCCTTGCAGAACTTCTTCTAGGCCAG CCATTGTTCCCAGGAGAGAATCAGGTGGACCAACTTGTGGAAATTATTAAG GTTCTTGGTACTCCAACTCGAGAAGAAATTCGTTGTATGAACCCTAATTATACCGATTTTAGATTCCCTCAGATTAAAGCTCATCCTTGGCATAAG GTTTTTCACAAGCGAATGCCCCCTGAAGCTATTGACCTTGCATCAAGGCTTCTTCAATATTCACCAAGTCTTCGTTGCAGTGCT CTGGAAGCATGTGCACATCCTTTCTTTGATGAGCTCCGAGAGCCCAATGCCCGGCTTCCTAATGGCCGTCCTCTGCCTCCGCTTTTCAACTTTAAACAGGAA TTATCTGGAGCATCCCCCGAACTGATCAACAAACTCATCCCAGAGCATGTCAGGCGGCAGACTGGTCTTGGCTTCCCATATCCCGGCTAG